Proteins encoded within one genomic window of Dehalococcoidia bacterium:
- a CDS encoding SDR family oxidoreductase yields MAQTALITGASRGLGLALARELARRGWSLIIDARGAEALEAARAELASLSDVVAIAGDVTDPAHREALADAARDGGDVDLVVNNASILGPSPQPALLDYPVDVLERVFRTNVVAPLALLQAVHAREALRRGGRIINVTSDAGVEAYEGWGGYGSSKAALEQISAVLAAENAEVRVYWVDPGDMRTTMHQEAFPGEDISDRALPEESVPGFIELITGDLPSGRYAAKALGVPA; encoded by the coding sequence ATGGCACAGACAGCACTGATCACCGGGGCGTCGCGGGGGCTGGGGCTTGCGCTTGCACGCGAACTCGCGCGCCGCGGCTGGAGCCTGATCATCGATGCGCGCGGCGCGGAAGCGCTCGAGGCCGCGCGTGCGGAGCTGGCGTCGCTGAGCGATGTGGTCGCGATCGCCGGCGATGTCACGGATCCGGCGCACCGGGAGGCACTCGCCGATGCGGCACGCGACGGCGGCGATGTGGACCTCGTCGTGAACAACGCGAGCATCCTGGGACCCAGCCCGCAACCGGCTTTGTTGGACTATCCGGTGGACGTGCTCGAGCGCGTTTTTCGCACGAACGTCGTCGCGCCGCTGGCGTTGCTCCAGGCGGTCCATGCCCGCGAGGCGCTCAGGCGTGGCGGCCGCATCATCAACGTGACGAGCGACGCCGGCGTCGAGGCGTACGAGGGGTGGGGCGGCTACGGCTCGAGCAAGGCTGCGCTGGAGCAGATCAGCGCCGTGCTCGCCGCCGAGAACGCCGAGGTCCGCGTGTACTGGGTCGATCCCGGCGACATGCGCACGACGATGCACCAGGAGGCGTTCCCCGGTGAAGACATCAGTGACCGGGCGCTTCCGGAAGAGAGCGTCCCGGGCTTCATCGAACTGATCACCGGCGATCTGCCGAGCGGACGCTATGCCGCGAAAGCGCTCGGCGTCCCGGCGTGA
- a CDS encoding response regulator transcription factor, which translates to MSDAIVVLIADDHAIVRQGLTTFLELQEGIEVGGEAADGERAVALAERIKPDVVLMDLVMPVLDGIEAIARIHESSPSTRIIVLTSFADDERIFAAIRVGAAGYLMKDVSPQELARAIRMVHAGEPILAPGVMRRLMDEVGRPSEEAGDHLTEREIEVLKLIAQGRSNKEIARDLSLSEKTVKTHVSNILQKLRLADRTQAALYAVRRRLVEP; encoded by the coding sequence ATGAGCGATGCCATCGTCGTGTTGATAGCCGACGACCACGCGATCGTCCGGCAGGGGCTGACGACGTTCCTGGAGTTGCAGGAGGGCATCGAGGTCGGCGGCGAGGCGGCGGACGGGGAGCGGGCCGTCGCGCTCGCGGAGCGGATCAAGCCGGACGTCGTGCTGATGGACCTGGTGATGCCGGTGCTGGATGGCATCGAGGCCATCGCGCGCATCCACGAGTCGTCGCCGTCCACGCGCATCATCGTGCTGACGAGCTTCGCCGATGACGAACGAATCTTCGCCGCGATCCGAGTCGGTGCGGCGGGATACCTGATGAAGGACGTATCGCCGCAGGAGCTGGCGCGCGCGATCCGCATGGTACACGCGGGCGAGCCGATCCTGGCGCCGGGCGTGATGCGCCGACTGATGGACGAGGTCGGCCGGCCGTCGGAAGAAGCCGGCGATCACCTGACCGAGCGCGAGATCGAAGTGCTGAAGCTGATCGCGCAGGGTCGTTCGAACAAGGAGATCGCACGCGACCTCTCGCTGTCCGAAAAGACAGTGAAGACGCACGTCAGCAACATTCTGCAGAAGTTGCGCCTCGCTGACCGTACGCAGGCGGCGCTCTACGCCGTCCGGCGGCGCCTCGTCGAACCCTAG